In Oncorhynchus clarkii lewisi isolate Uvic-CL-2024 unplaced genomic scaffold, UVic_Ocla_1.0 unplaced_contig_12322_pilon_pilon, whole genome shotgun sequence, the genomic window GTAGATCAATGGTTCATATCTGATATCATGGCCTTTTAGGTTCCAACTTAAACTGATAAGACCATCCCTTTTAACAGGAATCGTTTTGCAATAGAGACGTGTTGGGCTCAAGTCAAGAAGTGTGTATATTTGGGATTCAACTTGCCACTCATCTGAAACAGGCAATTTATTTCTGCACAACAATCTCCAATAAGATGAATGTCTGCGTGGAGACAGTTCAGTGTGTGATCTGCAGAAGCACATTTCAGCAGCATGGCTCCACTGTAGCAGGATTACCTTTCTGGCCTCTGCtacttctgtctgtgtgtgttatgcAAGCCGCCCACACACTGCACTCAGCGGCGATGAGCTCAGCAGTTCTGGTATGTGAGATTATAGCCGTGGCGCGCTGGGAAATGAAACACAGAAGAGCTGCTGATCAGAATGTGCAGTAGCAGTACAAGCCCAACAGAGACCTCGCTAGAAGCTATGACAGACTGCCCTGGCCCCACATGGTTTGAATGTCAGATAATCAGATTAGTGTGATGAGCGAGCCTCAAACTCTTGGTCCAGTCATAGggtgtgtcccaaacggcaccctgttctctatagtgcactactgttgaccagagccctatggggctaTCCAAAGAGGGTGTGGCATACAGAAGGACCTGAGGAGAGGGGTTGGGAGGCAGCCCAATGGGAGAGTGTAGCCCTGACACACAGACCGGCGAGGaagatgtttgtgtgtgagaggaagatgtttgtgcatgtgtgtgtgaggaagatgtttatgcatgtgtgtgtgtgtgtgaggaagatgtttatgcgtgtgtgtgtgaggaagatgtttatgcatgtgtgtgtgaggaagatgtttgcgtgtgtgaggaagatgtttgtgtgtgtgtgaggaagatgtttgtgtgtgtgtgaggaagatgtttgtgtgtgtgtgtgaggaagatgtttgtgaatgtgtgtgtgaggaagatgtttgtgaatgtgtgtgtgaggaagatgtttgaatgtgtgtgtgaggaagatgtttgtgaatgtgtgtgtgaggacgatgtttgtgaatgtgtgtgtgaggaagtttgtgaatgtgtgtgtgaggaagatgtttgtgtgtgtgaggaagatgtttgtgaatgtgtgtgtgaggaagatgtttgaatgtgtgtgtgaggaagatgtttgtgaatgtgtgtgtgaggacgatgtttgtgaatgtgtgtgtgaggaagtttgtgaatgtgtgtgaggaagattgtgaatgtgtgtgtgaggaagatgtttgtgtgtgtgaggaagatgtttgtgtgtgtgaggaagatgtttgtgaatgtgtgtgtgaggaagatgtttgaatgtgtgtgtgaggaagatgtttgaatgtgtgtgtgaggaagatgtttgaatgtgtgtgtgaggaagatgtttatgaatgtgtgtgtgaggaagatgtttgaatgtgtgtgtgaggaagatgtttatgaatgtgtgtgtgaggaagatgtttgtgtgtgtgaggaagatgtttgtgtgtgtgaggaagatgtttgtgaatgtgtgtgtgaggaagatgtttgaatgtgtgtgtgaggaagatgtttgaatgtgtgtgaggaagatgtttgaatgtgtgtgtgaggaagatgtttgtgaatgtgtgtgtgaggaagatgtttgtgaatgtatgtgtgaggaagatgtttgtgaatgtatgtgtgaggaagatgtttgtgtgtgtgaggaagatgtttgtgtgtgtgaggaagatgtttatgaatgtgtgtgtgaggaagatgtttgaatgtgtgtgtgaggaagttgtttgtgaatgtatgtgtgaggaagatgtttgtgaatgtgtgtgtgaggaagatgtttgtgaatgtgtgtgtgaggaagatgtttgtgaatgtgtgtgtgaggaagatgtttgtgaatgtgtgtgtgaggaagatgtttgtgaatgtgtgtgtgaggaagatgtttgtgtgtgtgaggaagatgtttatgaatgtgtgtgtgaggaagatgtttgaatgtgtgtgtgaggaagttgtttgaatgtgtgtgtgaggaagttgtttgtaaatgtgtgtgtgaggaagatgtttgaatgtgtgtgtgaggaagttgtttgtaaatgtgtgtgtgaggaagatgtttgtgAATGTGAGGACAAATgtgtcctttaaaaaaaaaaaaaaaaaagggcagGCACGGAGAACATTCAGTCAGTCTCCTTTCAGAGTGAGGGATTAAATAAACCCCCCCAAATGCATCATGGTTGAGACATTATGTTAGTAGTACACATTTACTGAACTGAGAGTACATGGAATGAGGCTGTTCAGTCTGTGGAAGTTGTAAAGTTATTTGATACATTCTCAAACAGCCCAGTATTACAACTGATTATTGCACTGTCGAGGATTGCATTGAACACAAGTAGGCCAACAGTCTACCGTGCTGCTACTGCCATCTATCCAATACGACTGGTAGTGCATTGAGACTTGCCTGCTCATCTATTCTGATGCTGGAGTCAACCTCTCATAAGGCACCATAAACAAAATCAGAGCATGTTTTAGTTTGGAACAACAGTGACATCCATTTATTCACACAATActgaaaggaaaataaataatatGCAGATTGATGTCAAAATGAACTATTCAAATGGTGAAAATTAAAAGGAGACAGTAACACTACAGGTAGATCACATTTAAACTGAATGGCTTTACATAGGAAGAGCCCCGTCTCCCAAACACTACAGGTAGATCACATTTAAACTGAATGGCTTTACATAGGAAGAGCCCCGTCTCCCAAACACTACAGGTAGATCACATTTAAACTGAATGGCTTTACATAGGAAGAGCCCCGTCTCCCAAACACTACAGGTAGATCACATTTAAACTGAATGGCTTTACATAGGAAGAGCCCCGTCTCCCAAACACTACAGGTAGATCACATTTAAACTGAATGGCTTTACATAGGAAGAGCCCCGTCTCCCAAACACTACAGGTAGATCACATTTAAACTGAATGGCTTTACATAGGAAGAGCCCCGTCTCCCAAACACTACAGGTAGATCACATTTAAACTGAATGGCTTTACATAGGAAGAGCCCCGTCTCCCAAACACTACAGGTAGATCACATTTAAACTGAATGGCTTTACATAGGAAGAGCCCCGTCTTCCAAACACTACGACAATCATTTGTCGTCCCACAAAGTATGAAAGAGTTTACAACACAAAAGATGCTGACGTCAAGGAAAATGTCTGGAAATCCTTAGCTAGCAATGTGACATGTCTTTGCTAGATTGTATTAGTTTATCTGACATCTACATGACCTGTACCATTTACATCCGTCTTATAACCTCCTGAAGGCACAGTCTCTGATCTGTTCTCTGATAAGCAGTACTGTTGGCACGAGAGCAAAGCTTGGTCAACGGGATAACACTTCATGTCATAACAAATGAAGGAGAGTTTGTGATTTCGCAAAACAGCTGAAATAACCACACTAAAGAATTAGgtttgtgtgttccttccagccTCCTCCTTTCCATTCTCCTCAATCcatctctcacgcctctctcctcTCGGGGAAGATGTTATAGCCCAGCTCCACCATGGCTCCCAGCAACATGCACCACAGAGGAATACACACAAAGGTGAGCTTGATATGGGTAAGCTTCTCCAACCGGGCGCACAGCGTCAGACAGAAGCCCAGCTTCAGCAGCATGGACGCCAGGTACCAGGCCTTCTTCTTCAGGTCCTGGGAGCCGTTACGAGGGTCGCGTCCCGCTTTACACCTGGCGACCATCTTGACGAGTAACATGAGGAGGAGGATGCCGTCGAAGATCCACACGGGTAGAAAGGTGAGGAACCAGTTCCAGTGGACTTTGCCATCTAGTTTGAGGACGAGCATGATGAGGAAGGCCAGGGTGAAGATCCAGGTGAGGAGGACTCTCTGAGCGAGAGACATGGTGGCCCCACAGGTACACTGGTAGTACACCTACAGTGGAAATAGAGGTTGCCGGTCCCTGGGAAGAAAGGGTCAGAGAGAATACAGCCATGATGCACCTTTATTGTGCATTCAAACGGCACACATGAGTTAGCTAGCTGTCTAGATACAGTCAGACCCACACATTTACAATGTCACTAATGACAAGTTCTTCTGCGAGGCCGAAGAATACCGTCACAACTGGAACCTTATTTTAACACAGCTGTAGCTAGTTGCACCTAACGTTACTTAGAAATATCATATAGAAAACTAACTAGCGTGACATTTTTTTAATAGAAATGTTTAGCTAATAAGCTAACATTATTTGCAAAAcagataaacacatctacattttCAGAATGGCTAGTTAGCTCGCTAAAGTTAACTGGCGTTTGCTaaaatagctaacgttagttattcTAGCAAACACCACAACGCGTTGCAGCAACCTACCGGATGTTGTGTTTAGTGATGATCAGAGTTTCTGTCTCCGTATCCACCGTTAAATAATTTTCGATAATCCATCATCAATATTAGCTACATGACCGTTCGTAAATATTAGCTAGTTTGAACGGCTGATTTCTGATTTATTCCCTTTACTTGCACGCAAGGTAAGATCCCGCCCAACATAAATACCTATTGGTTATTGATAAAATGATCGTTCCAACTATTGGACCAATGTAATGTCAATCACGATATCCCGTATTTGAGGATACAGGGCCTTTACCGTAAAGTTCCTAAAGAATATCCCCAGCAGATTTTATAAATAAATGACAGCAACACAACGCAGAGCTGCTGTTAGTTTCAGACtgtacttgtatttgtgagaggtattgtgacatgttgaatgcaccgagctgtctgtttgaactactggcacatagctcggacatgtcaccagaggtcttttcacaatccccaagtccagaacagactatgggaggcgcacagtactacatagagccataactacatggaactctattccacatcaagtaactcatgccagAATTAAAATTAGATAACAAATAAAAttccttatggaacagcaggtactgtgaagcaacacaaacatagacacatgcatgcaaacacacgataacatacgcagatgatgcaatctctattgcgctccacattgtcctttcccacctggacaaaaggaaccctatgtgagaatactattcattgactgcagctcagcattcaacaccatagtgccctcaaagctcatcactaagccaagGACCATGGGacttaaacacctccctctgcaactggatcctggacttcctgacgggccgcccccaggtggtaagggtaggtaacaacacttccgccatgctgatcctcaacatgggggcccctcaggggttcgtgctgttcactcatgactgcacggtcaggcatgactccaacaccatcattaagtttgctgctGACACAACAgtgcctgatcaccaacaaccaTGAGACAGcacatagggaggaggtcagagacctggccgtgtggtgccagaacaacaatctctccctcaatgtgatcaagacaaaggagatgattgtggactacaggaaaaggaggtccgagcacacccccattctcatcgatggggctgtagtggagcaggttgagagcttcaagttcgtgggggccacatcaccaacaaactaacatggtccaagcacatcaagacagtcgtgaagagggcacgacaaaacatatttcccctcaggagactgaaaagatttggcatgggtcctcagatcctcaaaaggttttacagatgcaccatcgagaactggttgcatcactgcctggtctggacactgctcggcctccgaccgcaaggcactacagagggtagtgcgtacggcccagtagatcactggggccaagcttcttgccatccaggacctatatatcaggctgtcagaggaaggccctaaaaattgtcaaagactccagccaccctagtcatagactgttctctctgctaccgcacggcaagcggtaccggagtgccaagtctaggtccaagaggcttctaaacagcttctacccccaagccataagactcctgcccagctaatcaaatggctacccagactatttgtgttgcccccccccccccccccccccttcgctgctgctactctctgttattatctatgcatagacactttaataactctacctacctcTACATAATTACCTccattacctcgacaccggtgccggtacctcctgtatatagccccacaattgatatgtactggtacctcctgtatatagccccac contains:
- the LOC139400153 gene encoding transmembrane protein 60-like; the encoded protein is MSLAQRVLLTWIFTLAFLIMLVLKLDGKVHWNWFLTFLPVWIFDGILLLMLLVKMVARCKAGRDPRNGSQDLKKKAWYLASMLLKLGFCLTLCARLEKLTHIKLTFVCIPLWCMLLGAMVELGYNIFPERREA